One Tolypothrix bouteillei VB521301 DNA window includes the following coding sequences:
- a CDS encoding DUF3153 domain-containing protein, whose amino-acid sequence MRWSIFQNYNRRCTAKHAGKGDNYRRSSTFTVGSKSFIVWAVLLISLFLSGCVKYDLGVNFDNSNHGELVQHIKLEERLLSFSGDSVYEWLNSIERRARKLEGKIRRLSKEEIFVSIPFSNGQELQTKFNEFFHPNGTQKPETGTNEANAELPKIESNILLFQNNFLLLVRNRLIYDLDLRSLGLISSKGAVLSNPGSILDLEFGLNTPWGARTVEKTENAIVPEKNGNQLVWRLKPGELNHIEVVFWLPSPLGFGTLFIIVFVLAGVYLRYSFMPDPRVQFASKG is encoded by the coding sequence ATGAGATGGTCTATATTTCAAAATTATAACCGCAGATGCACGGCAAAGCACGCAGGAAAAGGAGACAATTATCGGCGTTCATCAACGTTTACCGTCGGTTCAAAATCATTCATTGTATGGGCTGTGCTGTTGATATCCTTATTTCTCTCAGGGTGTGTGAAGTACGATCTAGGTGTTAACTTTGACAATTCAAATCATGGCGAATTGGTGCAGCACATAAAATTAGAAGAACGGCTGCTCAGTTTCAGTGGCGATTCTGTCTACGAATGGTTAAATAGCATAGAACGTCGCGCTCGGAAATTAGAAGGTAAAATACGACGGCTTTCCAAAGAGGAAATTTTTGTTTCCATCCCTTTCAGTAACGGTCAAGAATTACAAACCAAATTTAACGAATTTTTCCACCCTAATGGAACTCAAAAACCCGAAACAGGAACCAATGAGGCTAACGCAGAACTGCCAAAAATTGAATCAAATATACTTCTGTTTCAAAACAATTTCTTACTCTTAGTAAGGAATCGGTTGATTTACGATTTGGATTTGCGATCGCTAGGTTTAATTTCCAGCAAAGGAGCTGTGCTATCTAATCCCGGTTCCATTCTCGACTTAGAATTTGGCTTAAACACTCCTTGGGGTGCAAGGACTGTAGAAAAGACAGAGAATGCGATCGTTCCAGAAAAGAACGGCAATCAACTTGTGTGGAGACTTAAGCCTGGAGAATTAAACCATATAGAAGTCGTGTTTTGGCTTCCAAGCCCTCTTGGTTTTGGGACACTATTCATTATTGTATTCGTACTGGCAGGGGTTTACCTGAGATACAGTTTTATGCCCGACCCTAGAGTTCAGTTTGCTTCAAAAGGTTAA
- the pdxH gene encoding pyridoxamine 5'-phosphate oxidase, with product MDRNIADLRKDYTLQGLSETEVDPNPFIQFKRWFDQTLAAQLVEPNAVTLATTTQEGKPSARMVLLKGFDDRGFVFFTNYNSQKGQELAENPQASLVFWWAELERQVRISGSVEKISDKESDEYFYSRPLNSRLGAWASNQSEVIENRAVLEQRIEELQTKYQNQEVPRPQHWGGFRAIPVEIEFWQGRPNRLHDRLRYTRLDDSSWKIERLSP from the coding sequence ATGGATAGAAATATTGCTGACCTTAGGAAGGATTATACCTTGCAAGGTTTGAGCGAGACTGAAGTTGACCCCAATCCTTTTATACAATTTAAACGATGGTTCGACCAGACATTAGCAGCCCAACTTGTAGAACCAAATGCCGTCACTCTTGCAACTACGACACAAGAGGGGAAGCCATCTGCAAGAATGGTATTGCTCAAAGGTTTTGACGATCGGGGTTTTGTATTCTTTACAAACTACAACAGCCAAAAAGGGCAGGAACTAGCAGAAAATCCCCAAGCGTCTCTTGTTTTTTGGTGGGCAGAACTAGAACGCCAAGTCCGCATATCTGGAAGTGTGGAAAAAATTTCAGACAAAGAGTCAGATGAATATTTTTACAGCCGTCCTCTCAACAGTCGCTTGGGTGCATGGGCTTCCAATCAAAGTGAGGTGATAGAAAATCGAGCAGTCCTCGAACAACGAATAGAGGAACTTCAAACCAAATATCAAAACCAAGAAGTTCCCCGCCCCCAACATTGGGGTGGCTTTCGAGCAATCCCCGTAGAAATTGAATTTTGGCAGGGACGCCCCAATCGACTGCACGATCGCCTGCGCTATACCCGTTTAGATGATAGCAGTTGGAAGATCGAACGGTTGTCGCCATAG
- a CDS encoding DUF4058 family protein, which yields MPNPFPGMNPYLEQSDYWSDFHNHLIAALAKDLIPKLLPKYRVVTDKWVYKVSGDMAIAIGRPDLSVQQNLH from the coding sequence ATGCCTAACCCATTTCCTGGGATGAACCCTTATCTCGAACAATCAGATTACTGGTCAGATTTCCACAACCACTTGATAGCGGCGCTAGCTAAAGACTTGATTCCCAAATTGTTACCAAAATATCGGGTAGTCACGGACAAATGGGTATACAAGGTGAGCGGCGATATGGCGATCGCTATTGGCAGACCAGACTTGAGTGTTCAGCAGAACCTTCATTGA
- a CDS encoding AbrB/MazE/SpoVT family DNA-binding domain-containing protein — MSIATVTIKGQVTIPKEIRDYLKLDTGSKIEFVVDENGDVKIVPLNVPIEALSGFLHRPGMTAATIEDMEAAIAEGARDWT, encoded by the coding sequence ATGTCCATTGCGACAGTCACAATTAAAGGACAAGTTACTATTCCCAAGGAAATCCGAGATTACCTGAAACTAGATACTGGCAGCAAAATTGAATTTGTAGTCGATGAAAATGGTGATGTCAAGATTGTGCCACTGAATGTCCCAATTGAAGCGTTGTCTGGATTTTTGCATCGTCCTGGTATGACGGCTGCAACAATAGAGGACATGGAAGCAGCGATCGCGGAGGGTGCGCGTGATTGGACTTGA
- the ndk gene encoding nucleoside-diphosphate kinase, with product MERTFLAIKPDGVQRGLIGEIIRRFETKGFTLVGLKFVKPSRELAEQHYDVHKERPFFGSLVEFITSGPVVAMVWEGEGVVAAARKVIGATNPLTAEPGTIRGDFGINIGRNLIHGSDAIETAQREISLWFKEEELVAWQPHLTPWLHE from the coding sequence TTGGAACGCACATTCTTAGCAATTAAGCCCGATGGCGTGCAGCGCGGACTCATTGGTGAAATCATCCGTCGCTTTGAGACTAAAGGCTTTACCCTCGTTGGTTTAAAGTTTGTAAAACCTTCCCGAGAATTAGCCGAACAACATTACGACGTTCACAAAGAAAGACCTTTCTTTGGCAGCCTGGTGGAGTTTATCACTTCAGGCCCGGTTGTGGCGATGGTTTGGGAAGGAGAGGGCGTTGTCGCCGCAGCTAGAAAGGTGATTGGTGCAACAAATCCCTTAACAGCAGAACCAGGAACAATCCGAGGTGACTTCGGCATTAATATTGGTCGCAACCTCATCCACGGTTCCGATGCTATTGAAACAGCACAACGGGAAATTTCCCTGTGGTTTAAGGAAGAAGAATTGGTTGCTTGGCAACCTCATTTGACACCTTGGTTGCACGAGTAA
- a CDS encoding AI-2E family transporter has translation MRRSASLQRLLIYGLSGPIIALNLWLLYLIFRLFQHPITIVSVAAILAFLLNYAVKFFERAVNRPQAVTIVLLLTLTLLIVLGVTLVPIVIDQTIQLLDRIPNWLATSQANLESFEAIAKKRRLPLDLRVVSNQINANIQSMVQQLASAAVGFAGTVLSGLLDVILVVVLAFYMLLYGERVWFGLFNLLPANVRVPLRTSLQRNFHYFFLSQLLLAVFMGVIMTPIFLILKVPFALLFAIVIGISQLIPFIGATLGIGLVTFLVLLQNWWLAVQVAVAAIVVQQIKDNLLSPKLLGDFIGVNPIWIFVAILMGFEIAGLLGTLVAVPIAGTIKGTFDAIVNSTPVTDNQ, from the coding sequence ATGCGCCGTTCAGCCTCACTTCAACGTCTTTTAATATATGGTCTGAGCGGTCCAATTATCGCTCTCAATCTCTGGTTGTTGTATTTAATTTTTCGTTTATTTCAGCATCCCATCACTATTGTGAGCGTTGCAGCAATTTTGGCTTTTCTCCTGAACTATGCAGTCAAGTTCTTTGAACGTGCTGTCAACCGTCCTCAAGCGGTGACGATTGTGTTGCTGCTGACACTCACGCTTTTGATTGTTTTAGGTGTTACGCTCGTGCCAATAGTGATAGATCAAACTATTCAACTTTTAGATAGAATTCCAAATTGGTTGGCGACGAGTCAAGCCAATTTAGAGTCTTTTGAAGCTATAGCCAAAAAGCGACGTTTACCTTTAGATCTGAGAGTTGTTAGCAATCAAATCAATGCCAATATTCAAAGTATGGTTCAACAGCTTGCTTCTGCTGCTGTGGGATTCGCCGGGACAGTCTTGTCAGGATTGCTCGATGTGATATTGGTGGTTGTCTTGGCGTTCTATATGCTTCTGTATGGGGAACGCGTGTGGTTTGGCTTATTTAACCTTTTACCGGCTAATGTTCGAGTTCCATTAAGAACCTCTTTACAGCGTAACTTTCACTACTTTTTCCTCAGCCAACTTTTACTGGCAGTTTTTATGGGGGTCATTATGACTCCAATTTTCCTCATTCTCAAGGTTCCTTTTGCGCTGTTATTCGCTATAGTGATTGGCATATCGCAACTCATACCTTTTATTGGGGCAACATTGGGTATTGGTTTGGTCACGTTTTTAGTTTTGTTACAAAACTGGTGGTTGGCAGTGCAAGTGGCTGTTGCTGCGATCGTTGTACAGCAAATCAAAGATAATTTACTCAGTCCCAAGCTACTTGGTGATTTTATCGGAGTCAATCCTATATGGATTTTTGTTGCTATTTTAATGGGTTTTGAAATTGCTGGTTTGTTAGGAACACTTGTTGCAGTCCCCATTGCCGGAACTATCAAAGGAACTTTTGATGCCATTGTCAACAGTACACCAGTGACCGATAACCAGTGA
- a CDS encoding TerC family protein, producing the protein MLDQIFDYLNFHPSLEASIVLLLLIFLEAVLSADNAIALAAIAQGLGNQKLERQALNIGLVVAYVLRITLLLTATWVQQFWQFELLGAAYLLWLVFQHFTSEEGEDNQHHGPRFNSLWQAIPVIALTDLAFSLDSVTTAIAVSNETWLVLTGTTIGVVTLRFMAGLFIRWLNEYVYLEDAGYITVALVGLRLFLKVVNDSFVPPQWVMITSIALILAWGFSKRKVLDAETETTVKEPEKTEVQQ; encoded by the coding sequence ATGCTAGACCAAATATTTGACTATCTCAACTTTCATCCTAGCTTAGAAGCATCTATAGTGTTGCTGCTCCTCATCTTTTTAGAGGCAGTACTCTCTGCAGACAACGCGATCGCTCTTGCAGCGATCGCTCAAGGACTGGGGAACCAGAAACTCGAACGTCAGGCGCTGAACATTGGCTTAGTTGTTGCTTATGTTTTGCGAATTACGTTATTGCTAACTGCTACCTGGGTACAACAGTTCTGGCAGTTTGAATTGTTGGGAGCAGCCTATCTACTGTGGCTGGTATTCCAACATTTTACTTCTGAAGAAGGCGAAGATAACCAACACCACGGTCCTCGGTTCAATTCCTTATGGCAAGCGATCCCCGTTATTGCCCTGACAGATTTGGCATTTTCTCTTGATAGCGTAACCACCGCGATCGCTGTATCTAATGAAACTTGGTTGGTGCTCACAGGAACTACCATCGGTGTTGTGACTCTACGCTTTATGGCAGGTCTGTTTATTCGTTGGTTGAATGAATACGTCTACTTGGAAGATGCTGGTTACATCACAGTAGCCTTGGTGGGCTTGCGCTTGTTTTTGAAAGTTGTGAACGACTCCTTTGTACCCCCACAATGGGTGATGATTACTTCTATTGCCCTGATTTTGGCTTGGGGATTTTCCAAACGTAAAGTTTTAGATGCTGAAACTGAAACTACAGTCAAGGAACCAGAAAAGACTGAAGTGCAACAATAA
- a CDS encoding PIN domain-containing protein has translation MIGLDTNVLVRYLTKDDVNQWEQASQIIQENQPCFIGNVVLSELVWVLRGRPYQFGKDEIITTLEMILQSSGFEFENRSIVYQALQRTKQGRADFSDYLIGAIAQHMSCTETVTFDRKLRGDKGFRCLT, from the coding sequence GTGATTGGACTTGATACGAATGTTCTAGTTCGCTATCTTACCAAAGATGACGTTAACCAATGGGAACAAGCGTCTCAAATCATTCAGGAAAATCAACCTTGTTTTATTGGCAATGTTGTCTTAAGCGAACTCGTGTGGGTTTTAAGAGGACGACCTTATCAATTTGGTAAAGATGAAATCATTACTACGTTAGAGATGATATTGCAAAGCTCGGGCTTTGAATTTGAAAACCGTTCCATAGTGTATCAAGCATTACAACGAACCAAACAGGGACGAGCTGATTTTTCGGACTATCTAATTGGAGCGATCGCTCAACATATGAGTTGTACTGAAACGGTAACTTTCGATCGAAAATTGCGAGGAGATAAAGGATTTCGTTGCCTAACCTAA
- a CDS encoding sugar phosphate nucleotidyltransferase: protein MKAMILAAGKGTRVRPITYTIPKPMIPILQKPVMEFLLELLRQHGFDQIMVNVSHLADEIESYFRDGQRFGVQIAYSFEGRIVDGTLVGEAVGSAGGMRKIQDFYPFFDDTFVVLCGDALIDLDLTAAVKWHREKGSIATIIMKSVPQEEVSSYGVVVTDEEGRVKAFQEKPKVEEALSTNINTGIYIFEPEIFNYIPSGVEYDIGSQLFPKLVEVGAPFYAIPMNFEWVDIGKVPDYWRAVRGVLSGEIKNVQIPGHQVAPGIYTGMNVAVNWDKVDITGPVYIGGMTRIEDGAKIVGPTMIGPNCWVCSGATVENSVIFDWSRLGPGVRLVDKLVYGRYCVDKTGATIDVQAAALDWLITDARQEPPSHTPAERQAIAELLGTNAPVT, encoded by the coding sequence ATGAAAGCGATGATTCTCGCAGCAGGTAAAGGTACTCGTGTCCGTCCGATTACCTACACAATTCCCAAACCAATGATTCCTATCTTGCAAAAGCCAGTGATGGAATTCTTGCTGGAACTTTTACGCCAGCATGGGTTTGACCAAATTATGGTTAATGTCAGCCATTTAGCAGATGAAATAGAAAGTTATTTCCGCGATGGTCAACGGTTTGGCGTACAAATTGCCTATTCTTTTGAAGGTCGCATTGTTGACGGTACTCTTGTAGGAGAAGCCGTTGGATCTGCTGGAGGAATGCGGAAAATTCAGGATTTCTACCCATTTTTCGACGATACCTTTGTCGTATTATGCGGTGATGCTTTGATTGACCTAGACTTAACAGCAGCCGTAAAGTGGCACAGAGAAAAGGGATCTATCGCCACCATCATTATGAAATCGGTTCCACAAGAAGAAGTTTCTAGCTATGGTGTCGTAGTTACAGATGAAGAAGGTCGGGTCAAGGCTTTCCAAGAAAAACCTAAGGTAGAAGAAGCTCTAAGCACGAATATTAACACGGGTATCTACATTTTTGAGCCAGAGATCTTTAATTATATTCCCTCGGGAGTAGAATATGACATTGGTAGCCAGCTCTTCCCAAAATTAGTTGAAGTGGGAGCTCCTTTCTACGCTATTCCAATGAACTTTGAATGGGTAGATATTGGTAAAGTTCCAGATTACTGGCGAGCCGTTCGCGGTGTACTGTCTGGAGAAATCAAAAATGTCCAAATTCCGGGGCATCAAGTCGCTCCTGGCATTTACACTGGCATGAATGTTGCTGTCAACTGGGATAAAGTGGATATCACGGGTCCAGTCTATATTGGCGGTATGACTCGAATTGAAGATGGTGCAAAAATCGTTGGTCCTACAATGATAGGTCCTAATTGCTGGGTGTGCAGTGGCGCAACAGTGGAAAATAGCGTCATCTTTGACTGGTCTCGATTGGGTCCGGGAGTCAGACTCGTTGATAAATTGGTATACGGTCGTTACTGTGTGGACAAGACTGGAGCTACGATAGACGTGCAAGCAGCAGCTTTAGATTGGCTGATTACTGATGCGCGTCAAGAGCCACCATCCCATACTCCAGCAGAACGACAAGCGATCGCTGAATTGTTAGGAACGAACGCTCCTGTAACTTGA
- a CDS encoding acyl-CoA desaturase, with product MTTNSDVAVDKQSLALSWTNVAFFGTIHALAMLAPWYFSWSALAITIFLHWLFGSIGICLGYHRLLSHRSFSVPKWLEYAIATLGALAMQGGPTFWIAGHRLHHAHTENTDKDPYSSRRGFWWSHMLWILYPRSEFFDPEHYKRFAPEIQRDPYYRWLDRYFLLLQIPLGILLYALGGWSFIIFGVFLRAVVLWHTTWLINSATHIRGYRNFQLDDNSRNLWWAAILTYGEGWHNNHHAHPNVAKAGLHWWEIDMTWWAIKVLQNLGLATKVNLFPRSKAGI from the coding sequence ATGACTACAAACTCAGATGTGGCTGTCGATAAGCAGTCACTGGCTCTGAGCTGGACTAACGTGGCATTTTTCGGTACGATTCATGCCCTGGCAATGCTCGCTCCCTGGTATTTTTCTTGGTCTGCTTTAGCAATCACAATATTCTTGCACTGGTTATTTGGCAGTATTGGAATTTGCCTGGGCTATCACCGACTTTTGAGCCACCGCAGTTTTTCTGTACCAAAATGGTTGGAATATGCGATCGCCACATTGGGAGCTCTTGCCATGCAAGGAGGACCAACCTTTTGGATAGCAGGACATCGGCTGCACCACGCCCATACAGAGAACACAGACAAAGATCCTTACTCTTCCCGACGTGGTTTTTGGTGGAGCCACATGCTCTGGATATTGTATCCGCGATCCGAGTTTTTTGACCCCGAACATTACAAAAGATTCGCCCCAGAAATACAGCGCGATCCATATTATCGTTGGTTAGATCGTTACTTCTTACTGCTGCAAATACCTCTTGGTATCTTACTGTACGCTTTAGGAGGTTGGAGTTTTATTATTTTCGGAGTTTTTCTCAGAGCTGTTGTGCTTTGGCACACCACCTGGCTCATTAATTCTGCAACCCACATCAGAGGTTACCGCAATTTCCAATTAGATGACAATTCTCGAAATCTTTGGTGGGCAGCAATTTTAACTTATGGAGAAGGTTGGCATAACAATCATCACGCTCACCCAAATGTTGCAAAAGCTGGCTTGCATTGGTGGGAAATAGATATGACTTGGTGGGCAATTAAAGTTCTGCAAAATTTGGGATTAGCTACGAAAGTCAACCTATTTCCAAGATCCAAAGCAGGAATTTAG
- a CDS encoding segregation/condensation protein A, whose protein sequence is MDAAELLETITLLIYQAEQGEIDPWDVKVIEVIDSYLELMAPETATRGYETDLSQSGQAFLSASKLVLFKANTLMQLQAAVEEQEATEEALLESEDGATSHHQRLPLERHLRRRPAAMPPPKRRVTLQELIEQLQVMAKQLQLVEKANKPARTRRQPSLQSMKAALELAHQENLTEVASELEQVLRLRTPELNLEKNWLNLEQLVELWTLAKQPQQKNITEHSHENHMVSVFWALLLLCAQSKVELVQEEFYQDLKIRLLTDSSSTMDIPLN, encoded by the coding sequence ATGGACGCTGCTGAGCTATTAGAAACAATTACGTTGCTCATTTACCAAGCTGAACAAGGGGAAATAGACCCTTGGGATGTCAAGGTGATTGAAGTGATCGATAGTTACTTAGAGCTCATGGCACCGGAAACTGCAACAAGAGGGTATGAAACTGATTTATCACAATCGGGTCAAGCTTTTTTGTCGGCATCAAAACTGGTCTTGTTCAAGGCAAATACTTTGATGCAGTTGCAAGCAGCAGTAGAGGAACAAGAAGCGACTGAAGAAGCTCTCTTGGAAAGCGAAGATGGAGCCACTTCTCACCACCAACGCTTGCCATTGGAACGTCATTTACGCCGTCGCCCTGCAGCTATGCCTCCACCGAAACGCCGTGTGACCTTGCAAGAACTTATAGAACAGTTGCAAGTTATGGCAAAACAGTTGCAGCTAGTGGAAAAAGCGAACAAGCCTGCTCGTACTCGACGCCAACCCAGCCTTCAATCCATGAAAGCTGCTTTAGAATTGGCTCACCAGGAAAATCTGACAGAAGTGGCTTCGGAACTCGAGCAAGTTTTACGCCTGAGGACTCCAGAATTAAATTTAGAGAAAAATTGGTTGAATTTAGAACAACTTGTGGAGTTATGGACCCTAGCAAAGCAACCGCAACAGAAGAATATCACAGAGCATTCCCACGAAAACCATATGGTTAGTGTTTTTTGGGCATTACTACTGCTTTGTGCTCAGTCTAAAGTGGAGCTTGTTCAGGAAGAATTTTACCAAGACCTGAAAATCAGGTTGCTCACTGATTCATCAAGCACTATGGATATACCTTTAAATTAA
- the speA gene encoding biosynthetic arginine decarboxylase: MRGDLTTTSDEVVKPPSNATKAEIKAQKQQKLLPTATNPDGTRIWKIEDSEALYRIEGWGEPYFSINAAGHITVSPKGDRGGSLDLYELVNALKQRNLGLPLLIRFSDILEDRIERLNACFAKAIARYNYPGVYRGVFPVKCNQQRHLIEDLVRFGKPHQFGLEAGSKPELMIALALLDTPGALLVCNGYKDREYIETAMLAQRLGQTPIIVLEQVEEVDLVIEVSQQLGIEPIVGVRAKLSTQGMGRWGTSTGDRAKFGLTIPEIMQAVDKLRDANLLQSLQLLHFHIGSQISAIHVIKDAIQEASRIYVELATQGANMKYLDVGGGLGVDYDGSQTNFYASKNYNMQNYANDIVAELKDTCAEKNLSVPTLISESGRAIASHQSVLIFDVLSTSEVPGDLPEPPQEGESPIISYMWETYQSLNEENYQEFYHDATQFKEEAISRFKLGILSLRERAKAERLYWACCQKILGITRKQEYVPDELEDLEKIMASIYYVNLSVFQSAPDCWAIDQLFPIMPIHRLGEEPTQRGILADLTCDSDGKIDRFIDLRDVKSVLELHKFKAGDSYYLGMFLNGAYQEIMGNLHNLFGDTNAVHIQLTPKGYQIQHVVKGDTMSEVVSYVQYDSEDMLENIRQRCEHALIENRITLAESQKLLQTYEQSLRRYTYLAN, from the coding sequence ATGCGTGGTGATTTAACGACTACATCAGACGAGGTGGTGAAACCTCCCTCTAATGCAACCAAAGCCGAAATAAAAGCACAAAAACAACAAAAACTGCTACCTACGGCTACCAATCCCGATGGAACCCGCATCTGGAAAATAGAGGATAGCGAAGCACTTTATCGGATAGAAGGTTGGGGTGAACCCTACTTTTCCATCAATGCTGCAGGTCACATCACTGTTTCCCCCAAGGGCGATCGCGGTGGTTCTCTGGACTTATACGAACTGGTTAATGCTCTCAAGCAGCGTAATTTAGGGCTTCCCCTGTTGATCCGGTTTTCCGATATTTTGGAAGACAGGATCGAACGGTTAAACGCTTGTTTCGCCAAAGCTATTGCTCGTTATAACTATCCTGGAGTTTACCGTGGTGTATTTCCTGTCAAGTGCAACCAGCAACGGCATTTAATTGAAGATTTAGTGCGGTTTGGTAAACCCCATCAGTTTGGTTTAGAAGCCGGTTCCAAGCCAGAGTTAATGATTGCTTTGGCTCTATTGGATACCCCAGGCGCACTGTTGGTTTGCAATGGCTACAAAGACCGAGAATACATCGAAACGGCAATGCTGGCTCAAAGGCTCGGACAAACGCCGATCATCGTTTTAGAACAAGTTGAAGAGGTGGATCTCGTTATTGAGGTCAGCCAGCAGTTGGGGATCGAACCTATTGTTGGTGTGAGAGCTAAACTGAGCACCCAAGGAATGGGACGGTGGGGAACTTCCACTGGAGATCGCGCTAAATTTGGTCTGACCATTCCAGAAATCATGCAAGCTGTTGATAAGTTACGCGATGCTAACTTGTTGCAATCCTTGCAGTTACTTCATTTCCATATTGGTTCGCAAATTTCTGCTATTCATGTGATTAAAGATGCCATCCAAGAAGCCAGCCGTATCTACGTAGAGTTGGCTACTCAAGGGGCAAACATGAAATACCTGGATGTCGGTGGTGGTTTGGGCGTAGATTATGACGGTTCTCAAACCAACTTCTACGCCTCAAAAAACTATAACATGCAGAATTATGCAAATGACATAGTTGCTGAATTAAAAGATACCTGTGCGGAGAAAAATCTTTCCGTACCAACACTGATTAGTGAAAGCGGACGTGCGATCGCATCTCATCAATCTGTTTTGATTTTTGACGTTCTCAGTACCAGCGAAGTCCCCGGTGACCTACCAGAGCCTCCCCAAGAAGGAGAGTCGCCTATCATCAGCTACATGTGGGAAACCTATCAATCGTTAAACGAAGAGAACTATCAAGAGTTTTACCACGATGCCACCCAATTTAAAGAAGAAGCAATCAGCCGCTTTAAATTAGGTATTTTAAGTCTTAGAGAACGTGCCAAAGCAGAACGTCTCTACTGGGCTTGCTGTCAAAAAATTCTGGGGATCACCCGCAAGCAGGAATACGTACCCGACGAGTTGGAAGACCTCGAAAAAATTATGGCTTCCATTTACTACGTCAATCTTTCCGTGTTTCAATCCGCACCAGATTGCTGGGCAATCGACCAATTATTCCCAATTATGCCCATACATCGCTTGGGTGAAGAACCAACGCAAAGGGGTATCCTCGCAGACCTTACCTGCGATAGCGATGGCAAAATAGATCGTTTTATTGACTTGCGAGATGTCAAATCGGTTTTGGAGTTGCACAAGTTCAAGGCTGGAGACTCATACTACTTGGGTATGTTCCTGAATGGAGCCTACCAAGAAATTATGGGGAATTTACACAACCTCTTTGGTGATACCAACGCAGTTCACATTCAATTGACACCCAAGGGATACCAAATCCAACATGTTGTAAAAGGCGACACCATGAGCGAGGTTGTAAGTTACGTACAGTATGACTCTGAGGATATGCTGGAAAATATCCGTCAGAGATGCGAGCACGCTTTGATAGAAAATCGGATTACTCTCGCAGAGTCTCAAAAATTGTTACAAACTTACGAACAGAGTTTACGAAGATATACTTACTTGGCGAATTAG
- a CDS encoding tetratricopeptide repeat protein: MSSESLEIAKIRYQAGRIAFEKGQYREAVEQLSKASDLLAPNSRLAGEVKLWLVTAYEAAGRSEEALDLCEQLKRHPHLETSKQAKELHYILKAPRLQRPKEWMTEIPDLGAIADNETNTRFAVKPSSSQRQMRPEPEFVDLSQVNTKDNRFIWVALIAIGLILGGLLWMGLSG; encoded by the coding sequence GTGAGTTCTGAAAGTTTAGAAATAGCTAAAATTAGGTATCAAGCTGGGAGAATTGCTTTTGAAAAAGGGCAATATCGGGAAGCTGTCGAACAACTCTCAAAAGCAAGCGACCTTCTAGCCCCCAATTCTCGTCTTGCTGGGGAGGTGAAACTTTGGCTTGTCACGGCTTATGAAGCAGCTGGGCGCTCCGAAGAAGCACTTGACCTTTGCGAACAACTCAAGCGCCATCCCCACCTGGAAACCAGCAAGCAAGCGAAAGAATTACACTACATTCTCAAAGCGCCTAGGTTACAACGTCCGAAAGAATGGATGACTGAAATTCCCGATCTGGGTGCAATCGCTGATAATGAAACCAACACTCGATTCGCTGTCAAGCCTAGTTCTTCCCAAAGACAGATGCGTCCCGAGCCAGAATTTGTAGATCTCAGTCAGGTAAATACTAAAGACAATCGATTTATTTGGGTAGCTTTAATTGCGATCGGTTTAATCTTAGGTGGGCTGCTTTGGATGGGTTTGTCAGGTTAA